In one Dermacentor albipictus isolate Rhodes 1998 colony chromosome 4, USDA_Dalb.pri_finalv2, whole genome shotgun sequence genomic region, the following are encoded:
- the LOC139059509 gene encoding uncharacterized protein, whose product MGPPGHGFFHVLPQDHVLFRANDTPEAKQREIFLASGGTRVFSLLLDLLKLAMPHVKTLGELLAILRSHFNPAPSTLMERFRFNNRSRREGETVGQFVPALRGLTSACVFGDLLDSLLRDRFLGGINNHAMQARLLELLNPSLDDAVKVALAMEAAAEDAGEIARATGSQSAEAVFKKLATKGSTSGRCDGAYSPSQCQQFYQAQCFTCGKIGHLARVCRRGRTNSGMQQQPGSSPGTTQDRGQGSRRKATRRGHAAAGSSSSVARLYVVAEDPPIFDMWHTGCVPSSVPPYVLTVEICGHPISMELDKGASVSVMARKWFKRTFPGVSVEASGVMLRSYSGQFFQVQGQAQPRPLPFALKDGVTQELQRLQREGIPVPFKKFEWAYPIVPVLKREGSVKICGDIKVTIKAAATVEKYPLLRIEDLWSALSGGQKLTKRNLRDAYQQLVLQDASRKYAKMSTTLPPAILQRDMDNLFRGMRHVAVCLDDILVTGSDDRDHLQNLHNVLVGPAPAPPKVHAVSKAPKPQNKKELQSYLGCINFYRSFLPNVSEHLQPLHLLLRDDTGCTGTSSPAIQINEYPWDDLHDFFHSTTSHEGIPRCYSDCGSVATGRQPAGTPLGKPPRQPVPPAVTQTLEHPVLACPAHLQHRGRLLQELSRLGLPCSRQADILFPSRNQLPAFLSVIEYLDSSGLSARL is encoded by the exons atgggtccgcctggccaCGGGTTCTTCCACGTTCTTCCACAAGACCACGTGTTGTTCagggcaaacgacacacccgaggccaaacagcgggagaTTTTCCTGGCCAGCGgcgggacccgcgtcttcagtctcctgctcgaTCTTCTGAAGCTAGCCATGCCgcatgttaagacgctgggtgagctgctcgccatactgcgctcgcatttcaacccagcaccgtccacactaatggagcgtttccgcttcaacaaccggagccgccgggaaggagagaccgtCGGGCAGTTCGTTCCTGCGCTACGAGGGTTAacgagtgcctgcgttttcggggaTCTGCTGGACTCGCTGCTGCGGGACCGTTTCCTCGGCGGCATCAACAACCACGCCATGCAGGCGCGACTCCTCGAGCTTCTCAacccctcgctggacgacgcTGTGAAGGTAGcactggcaatggaagctgccgccgaggacgccggcgagattgcccgtgcgactggctcacagTCGGCGGAAGCAGTGTTCAaaaagttggcgacaaagggcagtacttCCGGTCGCTGTGATGGTGCCTattccccctcacagtgccagcaGTTCtatcaagcacaatgcttcacgtgcgggaaaattgggcacctggcacgggtatgccgaagggggaggacgaacagcggaatgcagcagcagcctggttcaagcccaggtaccacacaagaCCGCGGCCAAGGTAGCCGTCGGAAGGCTACGCGGCGGGGGCatgcggcagcaggctcaagttcttctgTGGCCAGGCTCTacgtcgtggccgaggacccgccgattttcgacatgtggcacacaggctgtGTACCGTCATCTGTGCCGCCGTAcgtgctgaccgtcgaaatctgtgggcaccccatttccatggagctggacaaaGGGGCCAGCGTGTCGGTCATGGCCAGGAAATGGTTCAAACGTAccttccccggcgtgtccgtcgaggcttcgggcgtgatgctgcgcagctactccgggcagtTCTttcaggtccagggtcaggcacag cctcgcccactgccgttcgccttgaaggacggggtcacccaggagctgcaacggttacagcgagagggcatcccGGTGCCCTTCAAGAAATTTGAATGGGCCTatcccatcgtaccagtcctcaagcgagaggGCAGTGTCAAGATCTGCGGGGATATCAAGGTTACCATCAAGGCCGccgctaccgtcgagaagtacccgttGCTCCGGATTGAGGATCTATGGTCAGcattgtccggtggacagaagttGACCAAGCGCAACCTCAgggatgcttaccagcagctggtgctccaggatgcctcccggaagtatgcCAAAATGTCGACAACATTG CCCCCAGCCATACTTCAGAGGGAtatggacaacctcttcaggggcatgaggcacgtggcggtgtgCTTGGATGACATCCTAGTTACTGGAAGCGACGACAGGGACCACCTGCAaaacctgcacaacgtcctg gttGGCCCAGCCCCGGCACCTCCCAAAGTTCATGCTGTGTCCAAGGCGCCTAAGCCCCAGAataagaaggagcttcagagctacctaggctgcatcaacttctacaggagtttcctgccgaacgtgtcggagcatctacagccgctccatcttctgcttcgagatg ACACAGGCTGCaccggcacatcatcgcctgccatcCAGATAAACGAGTATCCCTGGGACGACCTCCACGACTTCTTCCACAGCACGACCTCCCACGAAGGGATACCTCGCTGCTACTCCGACTGCGGGTCGgttgctactggacggcagcccgccggcacccccttgggaaagccacctcgccagcctgtgcctcctgcggTGACCCAGACTCTGGAGCACCCTGTGCTGGcatgccctgctcacctgcagcaccggggccgacttctgcaggagttatcccgcctggggctcccatgttcacgacaggcaGACATCCTCTTCcccagtcgtaatcagctaccggccttcctaagtgtcatcgaatacctcgactcgtcggggctctcggcgagactctag